One segment of Alnus glutinosa chromosome 2, dhAlnGlut1.1, whole genome shotgun sequence DNA contains the following:
- the LOC133860201 gene encoding serine/threonine-protein kinase BLUS1-like, giving the protein MAHEEEEVPKKVRYPLDSNSYNILHEVGFSEGAVVYKAVCVPLDSMVVAIKAIDLDQSRADLETVRRQAESMSLLSHPNILDVHCSFTVDHRLWVVMPFMSAGSLQSIISSSFPDGLSEPCIAIILKETLSALSYLHNQGYLHRGIKAGNILIDSNGSVKLADFGMIPSPVVAGTPYWMTPEPEVIYSEKADVWSLGITALELAHGRPTLSTINIRPKNDNHEKFSKAFKDMVASCLHQDPSKRPSAEELSKHSFFKNCMDSGFLVKNVLQGLPSVEERFKAEGGDSARQSIKKWRITGWSFSEDRFELDPVFPAESSAADDSVVKQVRLGGESIIMEDKGGASGGSSSAELNIIPTLPGQFVEEAALVGCHSEAENRRSGGEGVDVPEGLVALNISLDEQRTEVRSTVICQLGGEVSMEGEEEEKAQSSQLIESSAANDSVVRETSSVSPEKLYIIMDVLVLQILAAMKRSLDAASSLICQLRGEEGGDPQVIERLWVDLEIEKKRHFALQLVLETVLQVDLDNAEERNLALQLVSEIVLLFIEGTT; this is encoded by the exons ATGGCtcacgaagaagaagaagtgccTAAAAAGGTCCGATACCCATTGGACTCAAACTCCTACAACATTCTTCATGAAGTTGGTTTTAGTGAAGGCGCTGTTGTTTACAAAGCCGTATGCGTCCCCCTGGACTCCATGGTGGTGGCAATCAAAGCCATCGATCTTGATCAATCCCGGGCGGATTTAGAAACTGTTAGACGCCAAGCCGAGAGCATGTCGCTTCTCTCCCACCCAAACATCCTCGACGTTCACTGTTCCTTCACAGTTGATCATCGCCTTTGGGTGGTGATGCCATTCATGTCCGCCGGCTCTTTACAATCCataatatcttcttctttcccaGACGGCTTATCCGAGCCATGCATTGCCATAATTCTCAAAGAAACTCTAAGCGCCTTGTCCTATCTTCACAACCAAGGATACCTTCACAGAGGCATCAAGGCCGGTAACATCCTCATTGACTCCAACGGGTCCGTGAAGCTTGCAGACTTTGGAATGATCCCATCGCCCGTTGTTGCGGGCACGCCTTATTGGATGACCCCGGAGCCGGAGGTAATATACTCGGAAAAGGCTGATGTATGGTCCTTAGGAATCACTGCATTAGAATTGGCCCACGGACGCCCTACTTTGTCGACAATTAATATTCGGCCCAAGAATGACAATCACGAGAAGTTCTCCAAGGCTTTCAAAGACATGGTGGCTTCTTGTCTCCATCAAGACCCATCAAAGAGGCCCTCGGCAGAGGAATTGTCAAAGCATTCGTTCTTCAAGAATTGCATGGATTCGGGTTTTCTTGTAAAGAATGTCTTGCAGGGGTTACCTAGTGTTGAAGAAAGGTTCAAGGCCGAGGGTGGTGACTCAGCGAGGCAGAGTATAAAAAAGTGGAGGATCACTGGGTGGAGCTTCAGCGAGGACAGGTTTGAACTCGACCCAGTCTTCCCAGCAGAGTCCAGTGCTGCTGACGATTCGGTTGTGAAACAAGTTCGGTTAGGCGGTGAGTCTATAATAATGGAAGACAAGGGAGGTGCGTCGGGCGGGTCATCATCAGCCGAGTTAAATATTATTCCGACTTTACCGGGTCAATTTGTGGAAGAGGCGGCCCTAGTGGGTTGTCACAGTGAGGCTGAGAATAGAAGAAGTGGTGGTGAGGGTGTGGATGTACCGGAGGGTCTGGTGGCGTTGAACattagcttggatgagcaaagGACAGAGGTGAGAAGTACTGTGATTTGTCAGTTAGGTGGGGAGGTGAGCATGgagggggaggaggaggagaaggcTCAG TCTTCCCAACTGATCGAGTCCAGTGCTGCTAACGATTCAGTTGTACGTGAAACAAGTTCGGTTTCGCCGGagaagctatatataataatggATGTGCTAGTACTGCAGATTCTGGCGGCGATGAAGAGAAGCTTGGATGCGGCGAGCAGTCTGATTTGTCAGTTACGTGGGGAGGAAGGTGGGGATCCTCAGGTCATAGAGAGGCTGTGGGTTGACTTGGAGATTGAGAAAAAGAGGCACTTCGCCTTGCAATTGGTGCTGGAAACTGTGCTGCAGGTTGACTTGGACAATGCCGAAGAGAGGAACTTGGCGTTGCAGTTGGTGTCGGAAATTGTGCTGCTCTTCATTGAAGGAACGACATAA